From the genome of Actinacidiphila yeochonensis CN732, one region includes:
- a CDS encoding RecQ family ATP-dependent DNA helicase gives MDDQELRAEADAILAELVGAREGSARLREDQWQAVAALVRERRRALVVQRTGWGKSAVYFVATALLRRRGAGPTVIVSPLLALMRNQVDSAARAGIRARTINSANPEEWDAIHEEVERGETDVLLVSPERLNSVDFRDQMLPRLAATTGLLVVDEAHCISDWGHDFRPDYRRLRAMLAELAPGVPVLATTATANARVTADVAEQLGTGAGEALVLRGPLERESLRLGVVRLPDAAHRLAWLAEHLDELPGSGIVYALTVAAAEEATAYLRQRGFQVASYTGRTENADRLQAEVDLQENRVKALVATSALGMGFDKPDLGFVVHLGSPSSPIAYYQQVGRAGRGVEHADVLLLPGREDEAIWRYFADTAFPPEPQVRQTLAALAEAGRPLSVPALEASVDLRRSRLETMLKVLDVDGAVKRVKGGWTSTGQPWVYDAERYAWVARQRAAEQQAMRDYVSTERCRMEFLRRQLDDEGAAPCGRCDNCAGAWADSSVSAETLTEAAKELDRPGVEVEPRRMWPTGMAALGVELKGRIPAGEQCSGGRALGRLSDIGWGNRLRPLLAESAPDGPVPDDVLRASVAVLADWARSAGGWATNAPDAAARPVGIVAVPSSTRPQLVGSLAQGIAAVGRLPFLGSLVYTGSGCVHAGRRGNSAQRLRALSGAFAVSEELAAALAEVPGPVLLVDDYTDSGWTLAVAGRLLRRSGAAQVLPLVLAAAG, from the coding sequence ATGGACGATCAGGAGCTCCGCGCCGAAGCCGACGCCATCCTCGCCGAGCTGGTAGGCGCCCGGGAGGGTTCGGCGCGGTTGCGCGAGGACCAGTGGCAGGCGGTCGCCGCGCTGGTGCGGGAGCGCCGACGCGCTCTGGTGGTGCAGCGCACCGGCTGGGGCAAGTCGGCGGTGTACTTCGTCGCCACCGCTCTGCTGAGGCGGCGCGGCGCGGGCCCCACGGTGATCGTCTCGCCGCTGCTGGCGCTGATGCGCAACCAGGTCGACTCGGCCGCGCGGGCCGGCATCCGGGCGCGCACGATCAACTCGGCCAACCCGGAGGAGTGGGACGCCATCCACGAGGAGGTGGAGCGCGGCGAGACCGACGTTCTCCTCGTCAGCCCGGAACGCCTCAACTCCGTCGATTTCCGCGACCAGATGCTGCCCAGGCTCGCGGCCACCACCGGCCTGCTGGTCGTCGACGAGGCGCACTGCATCTCCGACTGGGGCCACGACTTCCGCCCCGACTACCGCCGGCTGCGGGCGATGCTCGCCGAACTCGCCCCCGGCGTACCGGTGCTGGCCACCACCGCGACCGCCAACGCCCGTGTCACCGCGGACGTGGCCGAGCAGTTGGGCACCGGCGCCGGCGAGGCCCTGGTGCTGCGCGGCCCGCTGGAGCGGGAGAGCCTGCGGCTGGGTGTGGTCCGGTTGCCGGACGCCGCGCACCGCCTGGCCTGGCTCGCCGAGCACCTGGACGAGCTGCCGGGCTCGGGGATCGTCTACGCGCTGACCGTCGCCGCGGCCGAGGAGGCCACCGCCTACCTGCGGCAGCGCGGCTTCCAGGTGGCCTCCTACACCGGTCGGACGGAGAACGCCGACCGGTTGCAGGCCGAGGTGGACCTCCAGGAGAACCGGGTCAAGGCGCTGGTCGCGACGTCGGCGCTGGGCATGGGGTTCGACAAGCCGGACCTGGGCTTCGTGGTCCACCTCGGCTCCCCGTCCTCCCCGATCGCCTACTACCAGCAGGTCGGCCGCGCGGGGCGCGGGGTCGAGCACGCCGACGTGCTGCTGCTGCCGGGCAGGGAGGACGAGGCCATCTGGCGCTACTTCGCCGACACCGCCTTCCCGCCCGAGCCGCAGGTACGGCAGACCCTCGCGGCCCTCGCCGAGGCCGGACGCCCGCTGTCGGTGCCGGCGCTGGAGGCGTCGGTGGACCTCCGGCGCAGCCGGCTGGAGACCATGCTGAAGGTGCTGGACGTCGACGGCGCGGTCAAGCGGGTCAAGGGCGGCTGGACGTCCACCGGGCAGCCGTGGGTGTACGACGCCGAACGCTACGCCTGGGTGGCCAGGCAGCGGGCGGCCGAGCAGCAGGCCATGCGGGACTACGTGAGCACGGAGCGGTGCCGGATGGAGTTCCTGCGCCGCCAGTTGGACGACGAGGGAGCCGCCCCGTGCGGGCGCTGCGACAACTGCGCGGGCGCCTGGGCCGATTCCTCCGTCTCGGCGGAGACGCTGACCGAGGCGGCGAAGGAGCTGGACCGCCCCGGGGTGGAGGTCGAGCCCCGCCGCATGTGGCCGACGGGGATGGCCGCGCTGGGCGTCGAACTCAAGGGCCGCATTCCGGCCGGGGAGCAGTGCTCCGGCGGGCGCGCCCTGGGGCGGCTCTCGGACATCGGCTGGGGCAACCGGCTGCGCCCGCTGCTGGCCGAGAGCGCGCCGGACGGGCCCGTCCCCGACGACGTCCTGCGGGCCTCGGTGGCGGTCCTCGCCGACTGGGCGCGCTCCGCGGGAGGTTGGGCGACGAACGCCCCGGACGCCGCCGCCCGCCCGGTGGGGATCGTCGCCGTGCCGTCATCGACCCGCCCGCAACTGGTGGGTTCGCTCGCCCAGGGGATCGCCGCCGTCGGCCGGCTGCCGTTCCTGGGCTCCCTGGTGTACACCGGGTCCGGCTGTGTACACGCGGGCCGCCGCGGCAACTCCGCACAACGGCTCAGGGCGCTGTCCGGGGCCTTCGCCGTCTCCGAGGAACTGGCCGCCGCCCTCGCCGAAGTCCCCGGGCCCGTGCTGCTGGTGGACGACTACACCGACTCCGGCTGGACCCTCGCGGTCGCCGGGCGCCTCCTCCGCCGGTCGGGGGCCGCACAGGTCCTGCCGCTGGTGCTCGCCGCGGCGGGCTGA
- a CDS encoding LacI family DNA-binding transcriptional regulator, with translation MVTIKDVAERAGVAASTVSYVLSGSRKTSEETRLAVRAAVDELGYHPRASARSLRSTRTDVLALAVPRVPGGYRAVDGRFAIEVSDAAREHGYDVLLVTDQDGVGALRRIVGSGVADAVILMAVETEDPRVRVMRQLDHPTALLGTPARAAGVPWVDLDWEAAAVLAVREAAGTGRRRIAYLAATEEEIGARRGYAVRGMAGARRAAAETGADVTVHPSTGDLAELDRRVASLLAGPGAPDTLIVQHVAVLPQILAACRAAGRRVPADLVVIAVGELPDDAGGRELPRIELPVAEMAAEVTRLALQAVADHSAESTAAVAARTDHRLIAPVLLPGCPT, from the coding sequence ATGGTCACCATCAAGGATGTCGCCGAACGTGCCGGCGTGGCGGCGAGCACGGTGTCGTACGTGCTCAGCGGTTCGCGGAAGACCTCGGAAGAGACCCGGCTGGCCGTCCGCGCCGCCGTTGACGAGCTCGGCTACCACCCCCGCGCCAGCGCGCGTTCGCTCCGCAGCACCCGTACCGACGTGCTGGCGCTCGCGGTGCCCCGGGTGCCCGGCGGCTACCGGGCCGTGGACGGCAGGTTCGCCATCGAGGTCAGCGACGCCGCCCGGGAACACGGGTACGACGTGCTGCTGGTGACCGACCAGGACGGTGTCGGCGCACTGCGCCGGATCGTGGGGAGCGGCGTCGCCGACGCCGTGATCCTGATGGCGGTGGAGACCGAGGACCCGCGGGTCCGGGTGATGCGCCAGCTGGACCATCCCACAGCCCTCCTGGGTACGCCGGCGCGGGCTGCCGGGGTGCCGTGGGTCGACCTCGACTGGGAGGCCGCCGCCGTCCTGGCCGTACGTGAGGCGGCCGGGACGGGCCGCCGCCGGATCGCCTACCTCGCCGCCACGGAGGAGGAGATCGGCGCCCGCCGCGGCTACGCCGTACGCGGTATGGCGGGCGCCCGGCGTGCCGCCGCCGAGACCGGCGCGGACGTCACGGTCCACCCGTCGACCGGTGACCTGGCCGAACTCGACCGGCGGGTCGCCTCCCTGCTCGCGGGCCCCGGCGCCCCCGACACTCTGATCGTCCAGCACGTGGCGGTGCTCCCGCAGATCCTCGCCGCCTGCCGTGCCGCCGGCCGCCGGGTGCCCGCGGACCTGGTCGTCATCGCGGTCGGCGAGCTTCCCGACGATGCCGGCGGTCGTGAACTGCCGCGCATCGAACTGCCCGTCGCCGAGATGGCAGCCGAGGTGACCCGGCTGGCCCTCCAGGCCGTCGCCGACCACTCCGCCGAGAGCACAGCGGCCGTGGCCGCCCGGACCGACCACCGACTGATCGCCCCTGTCCTGCTACCCGGCTGCCCGACCTGA